One genomic region from Electrophorus electricus isolate fEleEle1 chromosome 23, fEleEle1.pri, whole genome shotgun sequence encodes:
- the c23h1orf194 gene encoding protein C1orf194 homolog isoform X1: MPLNRDPFPFPRYENDHTFTGSKVCQKQPFEKPIHLAQNDEPWSRLNDTATLASTRRSVFFRKETPKDSLDFHLSSVYDNHLDFLRTKNQALLQPETLVDNHGGEKGDASSHNCNGVVRVWINPQKASIYSIEGTIESHHNASTNRGYSRKDNGGFYST; this comes from the exons ATGCCGCTAAATCGTGACCCTTTTCCTTTTCCTAGATACGAGAATGATCACACCTTTACAGGGAGTAAAGTATGCCAG AAACAACCTTTTGAAAAGCCCATTCATCTTGCGCAAAATGATGAACCATGGAGCCGTTTAAATGATACAGCAACTCTTGCCAGTACGAGGCGAAGTGTTTTCTTCCGTAAGGAG ACACCAAAAGATAGTCTGGACTTCCATCTCAGTTCTGTGTATGATAACCATCTTGATTTCCTGCGAACTAAAAATCAAGCCTTATTACAGCCAGAGACTCTGGTGGACAACCATGG GGGAGAAAAGGGAGACGCTTCAAGCCACAATTGCAATGGGGTAGTCAGAGTCTGGATCAACCCACAGAAAGCGTCTATTTACAGCATTGAGGGAACGATTG AATCTCATCATAATGCTTCTACGAACCGAGGGTACTCCAGGAAGGACAACGGCGGATTTTATTCAACATGA
- the c23h1orf194 gene encoding protein C1orf194 homolog isoform X2, whose protein sequence is MPLNRDPFPFPRYENDHTFTGSKVCQKQPFEKPIHLAQNDEPWSRLNDTATLASTRRSVFFRKEPETLVDNHGGEKGDASSHNCNGVVRVWINPQKASIYSIEGTIESHHNASTNRGYSRKDNGGFYST, encoded by the exons ATGCCGCTAAATCGTGACCCTTTTCCTTTTCCTAGATACGAGAATGATCACACCTTTACAGGGAGTAAAGTATGCCAG AAACAACCTTTTGAAAAGCCCATTCATCTTGCGCAAAATGATGAACCATGGAGCCGTTTAAATGATACAGCAACTCTTGCCAGTACGAGGCGAAGTGTTTTCTTCCGTAAGGAG CCAGAGACTCTGGTGGACAACCATGG GGGAGAAAAGGGAGACGCTTCAAGCCACAATTGCAATGGGGTAGTCAGAGTCTGGATCAACCCACAGAAAGCGTCTATTTACAGCATTGAGGGAACGATTG AATCTCATCATAATGCTTCTACGAACCGAGGGTACTCCAGGAAGGACAACGGCGGATTTTATTCAACATGA